One Bythopirellula goksoeyrii genomic window, TTCTAGCAAAGTACGTCCACTTTGCAGGGGGGATAGTCAGCAATTCTTAGTGCGACAGTTCGTCACTTTAGAAATCAGGCGGGAAAATCAGTGGTCTCCATGTTGCACTTCACGGAATGCCCAATTTCCAATGACCAGCGAGCTTCGATTGCTCCTCTGAACTGGTCATTGGGATTTGCTCATTGGCCATTTTGAGTCCTTGGGCGTTAGACTCGGCACAATATGACCAATTTTCGCGTTCGGAAGGGGCGTATGCAAAAGGACCAAAAAAAGAGAAAAATTCTGACTTTCGCTAGAGGATATCTCTCACGAGTCCCCCCTATCGCGGTAAAATACCCTACGGTTAAGAACACAGTTAGGACTGCTTGCTAGCAGGGAAAGTTTGTCGGAAAATGCTAAGTGCGAAGGGATTTGTGCAATCAGGCCGTTCACTTTTATTGGGGACATTTGCCATGTTGCGCGTTGGGTTTCTGAATCTGTTGGTGTTGGGGAGTTTCGCTCTCGGCCAGGCCTCTGCTCAAGAGTGGGCCGAAAAGATGTTCAACACACTTGAACACGATTTTGGCACAGTCGCCCGGGGTGCCGAGACCGTTTACAAGTTCGAGATCACCAATCTCTACAAGCAACCCATGAAGATCTTGGGAGTTCGCTCGAGTTGTGGCTGCACGTCTCCTTCGATCGAGAACAAGGTCATCAACACCTACGAAAAGTCCTATCTCGTTGCGAAGTTCAACACGCACACTTTCGTAGGTCGACATGGTGCAACTCTAACCGTCTCTTTCGGCGCACCCTACTCGGCTGAAGTTCAGGTGCGTGTCCATGGCAATATCCGTGGCGACGTTGTCTTCTCTCCTGGTGCGGTCGAATTTGGCAAGGTCGATGAGGGAGATACCAAGGAGCAGCGGCTTACGGTTAGCTACGCCGGCCGCGACGACTGGAAAATCACCGACATCACGAACGACAACGACAATTTCGAAGTGGAAATGGATGGAGGGACCCGCACTGCTGGAAAGGTCACCTACAATCTCGTGGTGCGAATGAAGGACAATGTTTCCTCAGGATTCGTGAAGGATCAACTGACTGTCGTAACCAACGACTCGCGGGCAGAAAGTCAACGCATTCCGTTGTTTGTCAGCGGACACGTGGTCCCCGAGATTTCCGTAACTCCTGAAACATTGGTTCTGGGGTCCGTCAATGCTGGCGAGCCCGTCACGAAGAAAGTCGTCGTGCGTGGCAAGAAGCCCTTTAAGATCCTCGACGTCAATTGCGGCGACAACTGTTTCTCGTTCAACACCGACGAGGACTCCAAGGAACTTCACTTGGTAGAAATCACCTATCTTCCTGGCGATCAACCGGGCCCAGTCAAGGTGCCAGTGACGATCACCACCGATCGTCCTAATCGCAACCCGACACTCACGGTTTCTGCCGACGTCGTCGCGAAACCTGCTGCCGCCGAATCGCAAGCCGAGAACGACAATCAGTCGAAAATATCAACAGGAGCATTGACTGTGGCCGATTCAGCCAGCAAATAGCAGACTCGCGAGAATACAGGAAATGCTACTAGTGCACAGACTCTGACGGAACTTTCTTAGCATCCAAGAGATCCTCTGCTTTTCCACTTTCCTCAGGCTCTGCGAATTCTTCTGCAGGGGGATGATCTCCCCGCAGCCGCGTATAAACGTGGGTAAATTCTGCTCCGTACAAACAGATTAGTGCAGAGTAGTAAACCCATACCAGGAACACGACAAACGACCCCGCGGCTCCATACGCACTGGCGAACGTTGCGTGCCCTAAGTAGATCGCAATGATGAACTTCCCAAAGCTAAAAAGGAGCGAAGTGACCACTGCTCCCAGAATCACATTGCGCCAGGGAAGCCTCACATCTGGCAGGAACTTGTAGATCATCGCAAAAAGCATTGCAACCAGAAGAATCCAGGTTGCGAAGTTCAAACTGCTCCACAGCCAAGCTCCCGAGGGAATCCATTCATCTAACCGCCTTTGAAAAATCTGCAGGATCGTACTGAGCACAAGTGAGATCACCAGTAAGAGCCCGACCATCATTGCAATTCCAAACGAACGGACTCGAGCCATGAGAAATTGCTTCACTATGCTGGCCTGCAACTTAGGCTTCACTCCCCAGATTTCGTTTAGTCCCGATTGGAGTTCCAGAAACACCATCGTGGACCCAATAAGGATTGTGAACAAACTAACGAGAAGACCGAACGGAGTTCGAGCAGAGGCACTCGCTTGCTCAAGCACCACTTCGATGGCCTTCGCTCCTTCCGCACCTATTAGAATACCCAACTCATTGGCTAAGTCTCGCCGAACGGTAAAGTCAATTTCGTCCAAGAGCAAGCTACCGATCCACTCGGTAACGATGAGAACTGGCGCAAGCGAAAAAATCGTATAAAAAGCAATCGCTGCAGCCATGCGAAAGGTATTGTCTTCCCACCAATCCCAAGAAGTCTCTTTCAAGAGGGTCCAACCGAAGCGAAGTCTATTGTTCCAATCTCTTGAAAAATGCGATTTCTTTCTATGAACAAACATGCTTCAGGGAGAAATTGGTTGTTTAAGGCGTTAACTGCGTCATCTTGCACCAACTTGGTCGCTTGGAAACCAGTTGATGCTGCTCGGTTTCGAGAAAAAATGCAGATCAAGTCACTTAACAATACACACCCTTAAGGCTCCTCACAGAACATGGTAGGCTCTGCAGAGTATCGAATACCTAGTCCATGCCGTTAAAGGAATAACGAACGAAGTGCCCGCTCAGTGTCTGGGTGCCTCGCACAAGAAGTTAACCCAGAATTAGCAAAAGCATGATTCATGCCGTAATGATCGCCGATGCCACACCTGAACCTTCTGCTGGCTGGATTATGGCCTTGTTTGGATTGGGGATGCTCATCACCTACATCGGCGTGGCAGTAGAGAGGTTCCACAAGACAGTAGCTGCTCTCACCGGCGCTGTAGTCTTGCTTGTGCTCGCCCTCTTACTGGGAGTGATTGACGAGTATGACACGATCTACGACATACTATCTCACGACCTAAATATCTTTGGCGTGATCATCGGAACGGGAATCTTGGTGGATGTCACGAGCCGGAGCGGGTTATTTCATTTTCTGAGCATGCTCCTAGTCAAAGCGACAGGGGGGCGCGCTGCAGCTTTATACTTCGCGATGTGCGGATTGACATTCCTATTCGTTGCCGTGCTTACAATCGTGCCAGCAATGCTCATACTCAGTTCGCTGGTACTCGTGATCTGCCGGGCATTGGATTACGATCCCAAGCCTTTTCTGCTCTCCGTGGCAATCTGTGCCAACAGCGGTGCAATCGTTACTTTTGCAAGTGGGTTGCCAAATATCATGATTGGCACCCAGGTTGGAATTCCTTACGAGCAATTCTTGATGGTCTCAGCGCCATACGCCTTCATTAGTTTTCTGATGGCCTTGGTCGTGTTGCGAATTGCATTTCGCCATAGCTTGCCATGGCAACAAACAGCGGAGGAACAATTGGCCCTCCGAGAGCGTATCAATCAATTCGATCCATGGGCATTGGTCGAGAATCGCTGGGTCCTTTATCGCAGCGCTGTGATCTTAGTGGCGACGGTAATTGGCTTTGCACTTGCCCAGCAATTGGGGGTGGGAATGGATTTCATTGCCATGGCCGGCGGGACGGCCGCCCTGCTATTTGCCGGTCGCAGCGTGGAGGACTCCATCTCCAAGGTGAATTGGACGGTCATCCTATTCTTCCTCGGCTTGTTCGTGATTATCGGCTGCGTCAAAGCAACCGGGGCACTGGCTTGGCTTGCCGAACAGGTCGTCCACTTGTCCCAGGGCCAGATTGCGGCATTGGTACCTCTGCTGGCCGCGTTCTCAGCCATTGCCTCGGCATTTGTTGACAATATCCCCGTGGCAGCGACCCTCATTCCCGTAGTAAGCCAAATTGGTGCTGGCTCGCTACCCGCCGAACCTCTATGGTGGACGGTAGTCCTCGGCTGCAACTTGGGGGGCAACGGCACACCGATTGGTTCGATCTCGTGTGTGATCGCTCTCTACACTCTCAAGAAGGAAGTGCATCAAAACGTCGGCTGGGGAGAGTTTATCAAACTCGGGGGAAGTATCATGACTATACAAGTCGCTGGAGCTATCGTCTATTTGCTCCTTTTGCACTACATGAACTGGATTCCCGCATTGCCTTAACTTGATGTCGATGTACCGGCATCACTTTCCAATTCTACTTATGTTTGAACCAACACAACGCGAAGTCGATAACACACTCGAACAGTCGATGGCTATGTTCCAACGAGCAGAAGTTGGAGAAGTGCCCGCACTAGAACCTCGAAAGCCTGGACGTATTTTACTCGTCTTGGATGGTTTCGCGCAAGACGAACTGGGGATCGGCATTGTAGACCGACTGCGTCAACGACTGGGATGCCAAGTAGCCATCTTAGACCTGGGAACCGCTAAATCCACGAGCAAGCACATTTCGATTCCCGATTGGTCAGAGCAATTGGATCCCGATAGCATTTCACCCGACCAGCCGGAGCCTTACGAAAAGATTCTCGCAGCGGTCTCCGATTGGCAGGCCGAGCTTGCCTTGGTTCCCTGCCCCTTTGGGAGAGACTTCGAATCCATCGGATCGGATAGCACTGGAACAGTGATCGATGTCTTACTGGCTCGATCGCCAGTGCCGGTGCTGACGACAAGGGCTCCATTTCACCCTAAGGGCGACGTCTTCAGTCGGATGAGGATCATGTTGTTCGGTGAAAATGAAGCGGCAGCCATGGCAGCGCGTTGGTCCGTAGGGCTAGTCCATCCTGAAGGAAGTCTTGAACTGGTCCTCATAGTTGAAGAAGAATTCTATGAGAATGTGCGTGAAGCAATGAACTCGATCAAGCCCGATGTAAAAATCAGTATCGAGTCGCTAGAAAATGCTTTGGTGCAAACTCATGCCCGTTTGCATGTTGCATTGCAACGCTCCGCCGCAAAGCTAGGATTCGACTATTCACTCAACGTGCAACCTCCGGGGGAGCGTAAACCCTTGCGCGTGGACGATCCTGCCAGCACTCCCCCACTCTTAGTTCTTGCCCACGAACGCACTGACAGTGCTTCCCAGGGTCATGTTAGCAGCTACATTCGTAATTCACCCAACCCCGTCTTAATTATTCATGTTGATTGAATGGCATAAGTATTCTGCAACCACGATGCAAATCATCCGTGAGATAGCGCACTGAACTTGGGGTATTCAAAACACTAAGGTCACACCCAAACTCGCATTGATACTTTTTTGCTTTAAACTTCTATGAGTACGAAATCCATTATCTTCGCTTTACTGGTCATGATCTCGATCAAGCCGGCTTTCGCCGAGCCTGAGGATTTCAATTACGACGAAACAAAGGTCCCTTCCTTCACTCTGCCCGATCTTTTGACGCTTGAAAATGGCGACCGAGTCTCTGACGCAGAAACTTGGAAGAACAAGCGTCGAGCTGAAATCGTTGAACTCTTGGAGAAACACGTTTACGGCCGCGCACCTACCGGTGAAAGTGGTCTTCACTTTGGTGAAGTAGAAATTGACGACAACGCGCTCGGTGGCACGGCGGTTCGTAAACAGGTGAAGCTATGGTTTGACGGCAATGACCAGGAACTAGTTGCCGACTTGCTGATCTATCTGCCCAAGCACGCCGAAGGCCCTGTGCCGATCTTTCTCGGGTTGAACTTCGCTGGCAATCACGCTGTAGCGGACGACCCCGATATTTGGCTGCCGACTTCTTGGGTGCCTGACCGAGACAATGGCACGGTCGAAGACAACCATGCGACTGACAAAGGTCGCGGGTCACAAAGCTCACGTTGGCCCATTCAAGAAACCCTCTCTCGCGGTTACGCCGTAGCGACCATCTATTGCGGAGACATCGATCCCGACTTTGATGATGGTTTCCAGAACGGCGTCCACGCCTTGTTCGACAACGACGACCAATGGGGGACCATCGCAGCCTGGGCCTGGGGACTCAGTCGGGCCTTGGACTACTTCGAAGAAGACTCAGACATCGACCATAGCCGGACCGCCGTCCTAGGCCATTCACGCCTGGGCAAGGCAGCACTCTGGGCGGGCGCCCGCGATGAACGTTTTGCCTTGGTGATCTCAAACGAATCGGGTTGCGGCGGAGCGGCCCTGAGTCGCCGCCGATTTGGCGAGACGGTCGAACGAATCAACACACGCTTTCCTCACTGGTTCTGCAAGAACTTCCACAAGTACAACGATAATGAGGACGAACTCCCCGTCGACCAGCACATGCTCTGTGCACTCATC contains:
- a CDS encoding DUF1573 domain-containing protein encodes the protein MLRVGFLNLLVLGSFALGQASAQEWAEKMFNTLEHDFGTVARGAETVYKFEITNLYKQPMKILGVRSSCGCTSPSIENKVINTYEKSYLVAKFNTHTFVGRHGATLTVSFGAPYSAEVQVRVHGNIRGDVVFSPGAVEFGKVDEGDTKEQRLTVSYAGRDDWKITDITNDNDNFEVEMDGGTRTAGKVTYNLVVRMKDNVSSGFVKDQLTVVTNDSRAESQRIPLFVSGHVVPEISVTPETLVLGSVNAGEPVTKKVVVRGKKPFKILDVNCGDNCFSFNTDEDSKELHLVEITYLPGDQPGPVKVPVTITTDRPNRNPTLTVSADVVAKPAAAESQAENDNQSKISTGALTVADSASK
- a CDS encoding YihY/virulence factor BrkB family protein, with the protein product MKETSWDWWEDNTFRMAAAIAFYTIFSLAPVLIVTEWIGSLLLDEIDFTVRRDLANELGILIGAEGAKAIEVVLEQASASARTPFGLLVSLFTILIGSTMVFLELQSGLNEIWGVKPKLQASIVKQFLMARVRSFGIAMMVGLLLVISLVLSTILQIFQRRLDEWIPSGAWLWSSLNFATWILLVAMLFAMIYKFLPDVRLPWRNVILGAVVTSLLFSFGKFIIAIYLGHATFASAYGAAGSFVVFLVWVYYSALICLYGAEFTHVYTRLRGDHPPAEEFAEPEESGKAEDLLDAKKVPSESVH
- a CDS encoding ArsB/NhaD family transporter → MIHAVMIADATPEPSAGWIMALFGLGMLITYIGVAVERFHKTVAALTGAVVLLVLALLLGVIDEYDTIYDILSHDLNIFGVIIGTGILVDVTSRSGLFHFLSMLLVKATGGRAAALYFAMCGLTFLFVAVLTIVPAMLILSSLVLVICRALDYDPKPFLLSVAICANSGAIVTFASGLPNIMIGTQVGIPYEQFLMVSAPYAFISFLMALVVLRIAFRHSLPWQQTAEEQLALRERINQFDPWALVENRWVLYRSAVILVATVIGFALAQQLGVGMDFIAMAGGTAALLFAGRSVEDSISKVNWTVILFFLGLFVIIGCVKATGALAWLAEQVVHLSQGQIAALVPLLAAFSAIASAFVDNIPVAATLIPVVSQIGAGSLPAEPLWWTVVLGCNLGGNGTPIGSISCVIALYTLKKEVHQNVGWGEFIKLGGSIMTIQVAGAIVYLLLLHYMNWIPALP
- a CDS encoding alpha/beta hydrolase family protein is translated as MSTKSIIFALLVMISIKPAFAEPEDFNYDETKVPSFTLPDLLTLENGDRVSDAETWKNKRRAEIVELLEKHVYGRAPTGESGLHFGEVEIDDNALGGTAVRKQVKLWFDGNDQELVADLLIYLPKHAEGPVPIFLGLNFAGNHAVADDPDIWLPTSWVPDRDNGTVEDNHATDKGRGSQSSRWPIQETLSRGYAVATIYCGDIDPDFDDGFQNGVHALFDNDDQWGTIAAWAWGLSRALDYFEEDSDIDHSRTAVLGHSRLGKAALWAGARDERFALVISNESGCGGAALSRRRFGETVERINTRFPHWFCKNFHKYNDNEDELPVDQHMLCALIAPRPLYIASAEGDLWADPRGEFLSLQYASPVYELLGKNGLSNRDMPAVNEPISTDVAYHIRSGKHDITLYDWQRYLDFADQQLRAR